The following are encoded together in the Pseudanabaena sp. FACHB-2040 genome:
- a CDS encoding NAD(P)/FAD-dependent oxidoreductase, giving the protein MSSETVVIGAGPAGLTAAYELVKHGIKPVVLEQADKVGGISRTETYKGYRFDIGGHRFFTKIGEVEQLWKEVLEDDFIKVPRLSRIYYQGKFFDYPLSVFNTLLNLGPFDSSFIVLSYLKARLKTRLQPGPEAENFEDWVTERFGSRLYRTFFKTYTEKVWGIPCDKIQAEWAAQRIKGLSLKKAVINSLFGGNDTKTLIKEFDYPILGPGMMWERFQERVEEQGAPVHLNTRVVRIEHDDNRIKQVIAQRGDEIMTLSAEQFISSMPVTALVKCLSPAPPEAVMKAAFSLKYRDFLIVSLIINREKLFPDNWIYIHSPEFKVGRIQNFKNWSPAMVPDPSKTCLGMEYFCSEGDPVWEMSDEDLIRLASREIKDLKLVDPEAVVEDGVVIRQRKAYPVYDGEYRQHLQVLRDYLERFENLQTVGRNGMHRYNNQDHSMLTGLLAAKNILGGQHDLWNVNTERSYHEDFTKEQWSQVKGQVQQAVPAA; this is encoded by the coding sequence ATGTCTTCTGAAACCGTTGTTATTGGGGCTGGCCCAGCTGGCTTGACTGCTGCTTATGAGCTCGTCAAGCATGGCATCAAACCTGTTGTCTTGGAACAAGCCGACAAGGTGGGCGGCATTTCCCGGACAGAAACCTACAAAGGATACCGCTTCGACATTGGAGGGCATCGCTTTTTTACTAAAATTGGCGAAGTCGAGCAGCTCTGGAAAGAAGTTCTCGAGGATGACTTTATTAAAGTTCCTCGGCTCTCCCGCATTTACTACCAAGGCAAGTTCTTTGACTATCCGCTTTCTGTCTTCAATACCCTGCTCAACCTAGGGCCATTCGACAGTTCCTTTATCGTTTTGAGCTACCTCAAAGCCCGCCTAAAAACCAGGCTACAGCCAGGACCAGAGGCAGAAAACTTTGAAGATTGGGTTACAGAACGCTTCGGTTCCCGGCTCTATCGGACATTCTTCAAAACCTACACCGAGAAAGTGTGGGGCATCCCCTGCGACAAGATTCAGGCTGAGTGGGCAGCCCAAAGAATTAAGGGTCTATCCCTCAAAAAGGCAGTCATTAATTCGCTCTTTGGTGGTAACGATACCAAGACCTTGATTAAGGAGTTCGACTATCCCATTCTCGGCCCTGGCATGATGTGGGAGCGGTTCCAGGAACGGGTTGAGGAGCAGGGTGCTCCCGTTCACCTCAATACCCGAGTTGTTCGTATTGAGCACGATGACAACCGCATTAAGCAGGTGATTGCTCAGCGAGGCGACGAAATCATGACGCTGTCAGCCGAGCAATTTATCTCAAGCATGCCGGTTACCGCACTGGTCAAGTGCTTGTCTCCGGCCCCTCCCGAGGCAGTAATGAAGGCAGCCTTTAGCCTCAAATACCGCGACTTCTTGATCGTCTCGCTGATTATCAACCGAGAAAAGTTGTTCCCAGACAACTGGATCTATATTCACAGCCCTGAGTTTAAGGTAGGCCGGATCCAAAACTTCAAGAACTGGAGCCCAGCAATGGTGCCCGACCCGAGCAAGACCTGCTTAGGCATGGAGTATTTCTGCAGCGAAGGCGATCCGGTTTGGGAAATGTCGGACGAAGATCTGATTCGCCTAGCTAGCCGCGAAATCAAAGACCTAAAGCTGGTAGATCCCGAGGCTGTAGTAGAAGATGGCGTAGTGATTCGACAGCGCAAGGCATATCCTGTCTACGATGGCGAGTATCGCCAGCACTTACAGGTATTGCGCGACTATCTAGAGCGGTTTGAAAACCTGCAGACAGTAGGCCGTAACGGCATGCACCGCTACAACAACCAGGATCACTCCATGTTAACGGGCCTACTAGCGGCCAAAAACATCCTAGGAGGACAGCACGACCTCTGGAATGTCAACACCGAGCGCTCCTACCACGAAGACTTCACCAAGGAACAGTGGAGCCAGGTTAAGGGGCAGGTACAACAGGCTGTTCCCGCTGCCTAA
- a CDS encoding glycosyltransferase, with protein sequence MTEPKVTLIVSPRERFSCSRQSLESIYEQTQIPFKLIYLDGNSPPDVKQYLEEKAQDKGFTLLRFNHFLSPNQARNLGLEHVDTPYVVFVDNDVIVSPGWLEALIQCAEETGAAVVGPLMCHHEPVHEFVHFAGGESHVFVDVLGRRRLREKMYLQGHRVANVRSRLKRTETELCEFHCMLARTAVFEETGPLDEMMLNTKEHVDFCMEIRQRGKAVYFEPDSVVTYVPGPPRNLADLHYYMLRWSNDWELTSLNRLRQKWNLAEDIYFKHKYKALGWRRRNSILFPLIRQATLGLSQKNRFFEKVLMYGLVAPIERQLNRYLTWRHARRQGLPQQVSSLESSIKSETATIS encoded by the coding sequence ATGACGGAACCAAAAGTGACGCTTATTGTCTCTCCTCGGGAACGGTTTAGCTGTTCTCGCCAATCGTTGGAGAGCATTTATGAGCAGACCCAAATTCCCTTTAAGCTGATCTATCTAGACGGTAATTCTCCCCCCGACGTCAAACAATACCTTGAGGAGAAGGCCCAAGATAAGGGGTTTACGCTGCTGCGGTTCAACCACTTTTTGTCTCCTAATCAAGCTCGAAACCTAGGTTTGGAGCATGTTGATACACCCTATGTTGTGTTTGTTGACAACGATGTTATCGTTTCTCCCGGCTGGCTCGAAGCCCTCATTCAATGTGCCGAAGAGACTGGTGCAGCCGTTGTAGGGCCTTTGATGTGTCATCACGAGCCGGTTCACGAGTTTGTCCACTTTGCAGGGGGTGAATCCCATGTTTTTGTGGATGTGCTGGGCAGACGCCGCTTGCGAGAGAAGATGTACCTGCAGGGGCATCGGGTCGCGAACGTGAGATCACGGCTAAAGCGAACCGAAACTGAGCTGTGTGAATTTCACTGCATGTTAGCCCGAACGGCAGTTTTTGAAGAAACAGGCCCCCTCGACGAAATGATGCTCAATACCAAGGAGCATGTTGATTTCTGTATGGAAATCCGCCAGCGGGGAAAAGCCGTTTATTTTGAACCCGACAGTGTCGTCACCTATGTGCCTGGGCCACCCCGCAACTTGGCCGATCTGCACTACTACATGCTGCGGTGGAGCAATGACTGGGAACTGACCAGCTTAAATCGTCTTCGGCAGAAATGGAACTTGGCGGAAGACATTTACTTTAAGCATAAGTACAAGGCGCTGGGTTGGCGGCGGAGAAACAGCATTCTGTTTCCTTTGATCCGTCAAGCAACTTTGGGCTTGAGCCAGAAGAACAGGTTTTTTGAGAAGGTTCTAATGTACGGGCTTGTAGCCCCAATCGAGCGGCAGCTAAATCGGTATTTGACCTGGCGGCATGCCCGACGTCAAGGGTTGCCTCAGCAAGTTAGTTCCCTAGAAAGTTCTATAAAGTCTGAAACTGCCACGATTAGCTAG
- a CDS encoding glycosyltransferase family 4 protein produces the protein MKILLVNDYATLTGGAEMMMQTLQTHLRSRGHDARLFASTAQKDKAESIADYECFGTTSRFRTLLQTANPWAAHRLHQVLTEFRPDVVHVRLFLTQLSPLILKLLQAVPSILHIAWYRPICPVGTKMLPTGASCHHSVGVACYQKGCLPLRDWVPLMAQHRLWQAWQDSFDVVVSNSFSVHESLLQAGIASTQVIWNGVPVRPQRPLLTSAPTVAYAGRLASPKGVDVLLQAFAKVVSHRPEATLLIAGQGTEKDSLTALTQSLNLQENVLFLGHLSREEMERRFASAWVQVIPSRWAEPFGIVATEAMMRGTAVISSDTGGLAEIVADGQSGFLVPPGAVEPLADKLLLLLQDRDLAEQMGQAGRDRALLKFSESACVNQFVELYQTLLASKEQGSLAAPPYSVSSLGSFHGS, from the coding sequence ATGAAGATCTTACTAGTCAATGACTATGCAACACTGACCGGTGGCGCAGAGATGATGATGCAAACCCTGCAAACTCATCTGCGGAGCCGGGGGCATGACGCTCGTCTTTTTGCTAGCACAGCCCAAAAAGACAAAGCTGAGAGCATTGCCGATTATGAGTGTTTTGGAACGACTTCTCGATTTCGGACTCTACTGCAGACGGCAAACCCCTGGGCAGCCCATCGACTCCATCAGGTTCTCACAGAATTCCGCCCAGACGTAGTACACGTACGTCTTTTTCTGACTCAGCTATCCCCGCTGATCCTGAAGCTGCTGCAGGCAGTTCCCAGCATCTTGCACATTGCTTGGTACCGTCCGATTTGCCCGGTTGGCACCAAAATGCTGCCGACAGGGGCGAGCTGTCACCACTCGGTAGGGGTCGCCTGCTATCAGAAAGGGTGTCTGCCGTTAAGGGATTGGGTTCCTCTGATGGCGCAGCATCGACTGTGGCAAGCCTGGCAAGACAGCTTTGATGTCGTTGTCTCTAATAGTTTTTCGGTACATGAGTCTCTACTCCAGGCAGGTATCGCGTCTACCCAGGTAATTTGGAACGGAGTGCCTGTAAGACCTCAGCGCCCACTGTTGACTTCAGCGCCAACGGTAGCTTATGCCGGACGACTAGCCTCCCCAAAGGGGGTAGATGTCCTGCTCCAGGCGTTTGCCAAAGTAGTTTCCCACAGGCCCGAAGCAACTCTGCTGATCGCAGGCCAGGGAACGGAGAAAGACAGCTTAACGGCCCTGACGCAATCTCTCAATCTGCAAGAAAACGTGCTGTTTCTGGGTCACCTCTCGCGGGAGGAGATGGAACGCCGTTTTGCATCTGCTTGGGTGCAGGTCATTCCCTCTCGCTGGGCTGAGCCGTTTGGGATTGTTGCCACAGAGGCCATGATGCGAGGAACTGCGGTGATTAGCTCAGATACTGGTGGGTTAGCAGAAATTGTTGCGGACGGTCAGTCTGGATTTTTAGTTCCACCAGGTGCGGTTGAACCTCTGGCAGATAAACTCTTGCTCCTGCTGCAGGACCGCGACTTAGCGGAGCAAATGGGCCAAGCAGGGCGCGATCGCGCCCTGCTTAAGTTTAGCGAATCAGCTTGTGTCAACCAGTTCGTTGAGCTATATCAGACTCTCCTAGCCTCAAAGGAGCAAGGATCGCTGGCGGCTCCACCCTATTCGGTATCTTCTTTAGGCTCTTTCCATGGTTCGTAA
- a CDS encoding lipopolysaccharide biosynthesis protein — MVRKLPIDNFQYWESDVLRSDLKQRSLHSGLITFGAQPVKVLIGVSTTAILARLLTPADFGLVAMLLPLLAIVDSVSNLGLETATVQREGMDHQQASAVFWISLKINVLIIAAMVLVAPLLARFYEEQSLTAMAIVMAIGVASVCLSFQHKSLLKRQMQFGVLTSIEVVSLVVGAGAAIAVAWMGWGYWALVLQLVVPQIVQGVAYWLFCGWRPTKYVKPSQADTNVRAMLSYGLNLSGFRLITRIGMKLDQVLIGYLSGASALGLYSMAYQWAYFPFNQIYPALFDVAVSSLSRAASDPQQYRNYCRQSLTLMFGFCMPAMALLFVSARDFMLLLLGSQWLVAVPIFQVLSVAVFIGSLYRVTKWIYVSVGHTQRQLQWGLIHTPVMITAVAIGSHWGALGVAIGYATGISLLTYPSVAFCLQLSPLTMGDFMSTFLRPATASIASGFLLFLSRLMLTAPGVLILSLILNLVIFGVLYIGIYVLLPGGLNEIKSLYLELKNLLAARKKKQ; from the coding sequence ATGGTTCGTAAGCTTCCAATCGATAACTTTCAGTATTGGGAGAGTGATGTGCTGCGCTCTGATCTAAAGCAGCGATCGCTACACTCTGGCTTAATCACTTTTGGTGCACAGCCCGTCAAGGTTCTGATCGGTGTTAGCACAACAGCTATTCTCGCTCGTCTCTTGACGCCCGCTGATTTCGGTTTGGTAGCGATGCTCCTGCCGCTGCTCGCCATAGTCGATAGTGTGAGCAATTTAGGATTGGAAACTGCTACGGTGCAGCGTGAGGGTATGGATCACCAGCAGGCTAGCGCTGTGTTTTGGATCTCCCTCAAAATCAATGTCCTCATCATTGCCGCTATGGTGTTAGTGGCTCCTCTACTCGCCCGGTTTTATGAGGAGCAAAGCCTAACAGCGATGGCCATTGTAATGGCCATTGGGGTAGCTAGTGTCTGCCTATCCTTTCAACACAAGTCGCTGTTGAAAAGACAGATGCAGTTTGGCGTACTGACATCAATTGAAGTCGTATCGCTCGTTGTAGGCGCAGGAGCTGCCATTGCGGTAGCCTGGATGGGTTGGGGGTATTGGGCGCTGGTGCTACAGCTTGTGGTGCCTCAAATCGTTCAGGGAGTTGCTTACTGGCTATTTTGCGGATGGCGACCAACAAAATATGTCAAGCCTTCACAGGCTGACACCAATGTTCGCGCAATGCTTTCCTACGGTCTTAACCTCAGTGGTTTTCGCCTCATTACCCGCATCGGGATGAAGCTGGACCAGGTTTTGATCGGCTACTTGAGTGGAGCCAGCGCCTTGGGTCTGTATTCGATGGCTTATCAGTGGGCCTACTTCCCTTTTAACCAGATCTACCCTGCCCTGTTTGACGTGGCTGTCTCTAGCCTCAGCCGGGCAGCCTCTGATCCTCAGCAGTACCGAAACTACTGTCGTCAATCTCTGACGCTGATGTTTGGTTTTTGCATGCCGGCTATGGCCCTCTTATTTGTATCAGCACGAGATTTCATGCTGCTGCTGCTAGGAAGCCAGTGGCTTGTAGCCGTTCCTATTTTTCAGGTGCTAAGCGTTGCTGTTTTTATTGGCAGCCTGTACCGAGTGACAAAGTGGATCTATGTCTCAGTTGGCCACACCCAACGCCAACTGCAGTGGGGCTTAATTCATACCCCTGTCATGATTACGGCTGTTGCTATTGGCTCTCATTGGGGAGCCTTAGGCGTCGCTATAGGCTACGCCACAGGAATAAGTTTACTAACTTATCCTTCAGTAGCTTTCTGCCTCCAGCTTTCCCCCCTTACAATGGGGGATTTCATGAGCACCTTTCTGCGACCGGCTACTGCATCTATTGCCTCAGGTTTTCTTCTATTTCTTAGCCGACTGATGCTGACCGCTCCTGGAGTGCTAATTTTAAGCTTGATTCTAAACTTGGTGATATTTGGGGTGCTGTATATTGGCATCTATGTTCTTTTGCCGGGTGGCCTAAACGAAATTAAAAGCCTCTATTTGGAGCTAAAAAATCTGCTTGCTGCGAGAAAAAAGAAACAGTAA
- a CDS encoding glycosyltransferase — MSNPSISIIIPTYNRPYLLPRAVQSVLDQTVDDYEIVVVDDGSPEPVKLAEHPRLRVIHLPKNQGSAAARNAGARAARGRWIMYLDDDDRLLPHMLEVSLKGLTNTNLPQPVAVLSGLEVVNVAGQVIDTRCPPTLPKGSHFFLEEIEPEKSFLSKQTLVVERELFLSIGGYDETFQSRVHTELFLRLNPVCSIVGLPTVTYQLIAHEGPRISYNPALRQVSFRHLISKHQAIFRAHPKMFSDFVYQHARTSYQLGQKRAAFASLLWALKLHPVHILSKASQFLKLKLGLKNSAAATTLSENLP; from the coding sequence ATGAGCAATCCTTCAATCAGTATTATTATTCCCACCTATAATCGGCCCTACTTATTGCCACGGGCCGTTCAAAGCGTGTTAGACCAAACGGTGGACGACTATGAGATCGTCGTCGTCGATGACGGCTCACCAGAACCTGTCAAGTTGGCAGAGCATCCTCGCCTTCGAGTGATTCACTTACCAAAAAATCAGGGCTCTGCAGCTGCTCGCAACGCTGGGGCCAGGGCTGCTCGGGGCCGCTGGATCATGTACCTAGATGATGACGATCGGCTTCTGCCCCACATGCTGGAAGTTTCGCTAAAGGGATTGACGAACACTAACCTACCCCAGCCAGTGGCTGTGCTGTCGGGTTTAGAAGTTGTCAATGTAGCAGGTCAAGTTATTGATACTCGCTGCCCCCCCACGCTGCCGAAAGGTTCTCACTTTTTTCTTGAAGAAATTGAGCCTGAAAAGTCCTTTCTCTCTAAGCAGACGTTGGTAGTTGAGCGAGAGCTTTTTCTAAGTATTGGTGGGTATGACGAAACTTTTCAGTCCCGCGTTCACACTGAGCTATTTTTGAGACTAAACCCCGTTTGCTCAATTGTTGGTTTACCCACGGTAACCTATCAGCTGATAGCTCATGAGGGGCCTCGAATTTCCTACAATCCGGCTTTACGTCAGGTTAGTTTCCGTCATCTAATCAGCAAGCACCAGGCTATTTTTAGAGCCCATCCTAAGATGTTTTCAGATTTTGTATACCAGCATGCTCGGACATCTTATCAGTTGGGGCAGAAGCGGGCGGCTTTTGCTAGCCTGCTATGGGCTCTCAAACTTCATCCCGTTCATATTTTGAGTAAAGCGAGCCAGTTTCTCAAACTGAAGTTAGGCCTGAAAAATAGCGCTGCTGCAACAACGCTATCAGAAAATCTTCCTTGA
- a CDS encoding glycosyltransferase encodes MKKASIFYIIRGYPQISQTYIKSELEAVYDDYEITIVSRQPSDIPYQNSYPYHALVELDAIQALIEQVKPDVLHTHYLNQLQFVGPLAERTGTPFTVRSHSYDTLSLRPKKRLGKLRQIVEWNTPQFKKVRNIRSNLHWSNHELCAGILAFPFARPYLEKEGIQPDKIIDCFPVINYDLFYDRSPNGDAIMNTGAAIPKKKMSDYIQLASWMPDKEFNLYALGYRVDKLESFNKTKQNSVNFIPPVEPNQMPAEYKKHRWLVYTAAFELATVGWPMAIAEAQAAGVGVCMPRIRADLEQYVGQGGFLYDSINDVPDIISKPVPEEMREAGFSQAKKSDIRGHKHLLTDLWDNVVSRSQTFAC; translated from the coding sequence TTGAAAAAAGCGTCAATTTTTTATATCATCCGAGGGTATCCTCAAATTTCTCAAACCTACATTAAGTCAGAACTTGAGGCTGTCTATGATGATTATGAAATCACTATTGTCTCGCGCCAACCCTCAGATATTCCTTATCAAAATAGCTACCCCTATCATGCCCTGGTAGAGCTGGACGCGATTCAGGCATTAATTGAGCAGGTTAAGCCTGATGTCCTCCACACTCATTACCTCAATCAGCTGCAGTTTGTAGGGCCGCTAGCCGAGCGAACGGGTACTCCGTTCACGGTGCGATCGCACTCTTACGACACCCTCTCGCTCCGGCCCAAAAAGCGTCTAGGAAAGCTTAGACAGATCGTTGAGTGGAATACGCCTCAGTTCAAAAAGGTCAGAAACATTCGCAGTAATTTGCACTGGTCGAACCACGAACTTTGCGCTGGAATTTTGGCGTTCCCATTTGCTCGTCCCTACCTAGAGAAGGAGGGTATACAGCCAGACAAAATCATCGACTGCTTCCCGGTCATCAACTATGACCTCTTCTATGACCGCTCACCGAATGGCGACGCCATTATGAATACTGGGGCGGCTATTCCCAAGAAAAAAATGTCTGACTACATTCAGCTAGCGTCTTGGATGCCTGACAAGGAATTTAATCTCTATGCCTTGGGATATCGAGTAGATAAGCTCGAATCCTTTAATAAAACTAAGCAAAATTCAGTCAATTTCATTCCGCCTGTAGAGCCAAACCAAATGCCTGCAGAATACAAGAAGCACCGTTGGTTGGTCTACACAGCTGCCTTTGAGCTAGCAACAGTGGGTTGGCCCATGGCAATTGCAGAAGCCCAGGCGGCAGGAGTAGGCGTTTGCATGCCTAGAATTCGAGCTGACCTTGAGCAATATGTAGGTCAGGGAGGGTTCCTCTACGACTCTATTAATGACGTGCCGGACATCATTTCCAAGCCCGTTCCAGAGGAGATGCGAGAAGCTGGATTTAGTCAGGCTAAGAAGTCAGATATTCGGGGACATAAACACCTTCTAACAGACCTCTGGGACAATGTGGTCAGTCGTTCTCAGACCTTTGCCTGCTAG
- a CDS encoding glycosyltransferase, protein MDTPSVFLSVVIPTYNRPQRLALCLKALAELDYPCDRYEVVIVDDGSPMDLEPVVAPFRDQMTLSLIKQANAGPAKARNVGAYHAKGPFLVFTDDDCMPAVGWLTAFAQQLMLTPKAFLGGHTINALPQNLFSTASQELIDYLYQYYNEQRQKPQFFASNNIAVAKELFLALGGFDPSFPNAAGEDRELCDRWLQAGYLMKFVPTAQIQHAHHLSLRSFWKQHFYYGRGAFYFHQVRAKRQAAPIRVEPLNFYSDLLTFPLQRSCAYPWYSISILLLLSQVAVVVGFFWEQLAQRSKGSLAMANEAGLSG, encoded by the coding sequence ATGGACACTCCATCCGTTTTTTTATCAGTTGTTATTCCAACCTACAATCGCCCTCAGCGACTAGCGCTCTGCCTCAAGGCATTAGCTGAGCTGGATTACCCTTGCGATCGCTATGAGGTTGTGATCGTAGACGACGGGAGCCCCATGGATCTCGAGCCGGTAGTAGCCCCTTTTCGCGATCAGATGACACTAAGTCTAATCAAGCAGGCTAATGCTGGCCCTGCCAAGGCCCGCAACGTCGGTGCTTATCATGCCAAAGGCCCGTTTCTAGTGTTTACCGACGACGACTGTATGCCTGCAGTGGGTTGGCTAACCGCTTTTGCCCAACAGCTAATGCTGACGCCTAAAGCTTTTTTGGGGGGGCACACCATCAATGCTCTACCCCAAAACCTGTTTTCGACGGCCTCGCAGGAGTTGATTGACTACCTGTACCAGTACTACAACGAGCAGCGCCAGAAGCCGCAGTTTTTTGCTTCCAACAATATTGCGGTAGCAAAAGAGCTGTTTCTGGCCTTAGGTGGATTTGATCCTTCCTTTCCGAATGCGGCTGGTGAGGATCGGGAACTTTGCGATCGCTGGCTGCAGGCAGGCTATTTAATGAAGTTTGTCCCTACAGCCCAGATTCAACATGCCCACCATCTATCCTTGCGCTCCTTCTGGAAACAGCACTTCTACTATGGTCGGGGGGCCTTCTATTTTCATCAGGTGCGGGCTAAGCGACAGGCAGCTCCCATTCGGGTAGAGCCTCTTAACTTCTACAGCGATCTTTTAACCTTCCCGCTGCAGCGATCTTGTGCCTATCCGTGGTATTCCATCTCCATCTTGCTGCTGCTGTCTCAAGTTGCAGTTGTGGTCGGTTTCTTTTGGGAGCAGCTGGCACAGAGATCCAAAGGATCTCTAGCAATGGCAAATGAAGCTGGGTTAAGTGGGTAA
- a CDS encoding response regulator — protein MSTVLIVDDSSTLREMIAGLLINAGMNVVEAKDGVEAKQLIETNPPDLVVLDIVMPNMNGYELCRWIKNTSNTQDIPVVICSSKSEEFDRYWGMKQGADAYIAKPFRPNDMIDTVKQLLRGQKN, from the coding sequence ATGAGTACAGTTTTGATTGTGGATGACAGTTCAACCCTGCGTGAGATGATCGCTGGGCTTTTAATTAATGCCGGGATGAATGTTGTAGAGGCGAAAGATGGAGTTGAGGCCAAGCAGTTAATTGAGACCAATCCGCCCGATCTGGTGGTTCTCGACATTGTTATGCCTAACATGAATGGCTATGAGCTTTGCCGCTGGATTAAAAACACCTCGAACACCCAAGATATTCCTGTCGTGATCTGCTCCTCTAAAAGTGAAGAGTTTGATCGCTACTGGGGCATGAAGCAGGGAGCCGATGCTTACATTGCTAAGCCCTTTCGCCCTAATGACATGATTGACACGGTGAAGCAACTGCTGCGCGGTCAAAAAAATTAG
- a CDS encoding DUF790 family protein: protein MYLREATATLPADLLIHRYQGDSIQPRRLELNAANGSIATDLIDLFQAHVSQTQGDLNRQLQELEGEDTNYRIKRGLAHLLKTHFCTLDIVSPLEPEILRQRVFALATQTAPSLQATEKHLDILAQGLSQELEREVTVAHLRQGLYADLQENRMLTEFEAPTPEVLIHRYNLSQVQGVFYRASQVVLNLHRNDPGEYKLMFKYLKLFRLMAYIEGDADQGFTVTIDGPTSLFKPSTRYGLDIAKLIPALLHVTRWSLTATLHWKDSYSNQLREKTFTLDSTCGLVSHYPPGKPYDSMVEESFAKRWPVSKTEWRLEREVDLVPIPGSVMIPDFRLVHPDGREYLLEIVGYWRPEYLRKKFAQVQKAERNNLILAVSERLNLEKAGVSLNQIPVKIVWFKEKLQPRAVLEVLDA from the coding sequence GTGTACCTGAGGGAGGCGACTGCTACGCTACCGGCTGATCTGCTTATCCATCGGTATCAGGGCGATTCGATTCAGCCCCGGCGGCTAGAGTTGAATGCAGCCAATGGATCTATTGCGACTGACCTGATCGATCTGTTTCAGGCCCATGTTAGCCAGACCCAGGGTGATCTCAACCGCCAACTGCAGGAACTCGAAGGCGAAGACACAAACTACCGCATCAAGCGCGGGCTGGCTCACCTGCTCAAGACCCACTTCTGCACCCTAGATATTGTTAGCCCTCTAGAGCCGGAAATTCTGCGTCAGCGGGTTTTTGCCCTAGCGACTCAAACGGCTCCTAGCCTGCAGGCAACCGAGAAGCACCTAGATATTTTGGCCCAGGGCTTGAGCCAAGAACTGGAGCGCGAGGTTACTGTTGCCCATCTGCGGCAGGGCCTATACGCTGATCTGCAGGAAAACCGCATGTTAACTGAGTTTGAGGCCCCTACCCCAGAGGTGCTGATTCACCGCTACAACCTGTCTCAGGTACAGGGTGTTTTCTACCGGGCTAGCCAGGTCGTACTCAACCTGCACCGCAACGACCCCGGTGAGTACAAGCTCATGTTCAAGTACCTCAAGCTGTTTCGCCTAATGGCCTACATTGAGGGAGATGCTGATCAGGGCTTCACGGTTACCATTGATGGCCCTACCAGTTTGTTCAAGCCCAGCACTCGCTATGGGTTGGACATTGCCAAACTGATTCCGGCCCTGCTGCATGTTACCCGCTGGAGCCTAACGGCCACTCTCCACTGGAAAGACAGCTACAGCAACCAGCTGCGGGAGAAGACTTTTACGCTGGACTCTACCTGCGGCCTAGTGTCTCACTATCCCCCCGGCAAACCCTATGACAGCATGGTAGAAGAGTCTTTTGCTAAGCGCTGGCCGGTCAGTAAGACCGAGTGGCGGCTGGAGCGAGAGGTAGATCTGGTGCCCATCCCTGGCAGCGTCATGATTCCTGATTTTCGTCTGGTACATCCCGATGGGCGAGAGTATTTGCTGGAGATCGTAGGCTACTGGCGGCCTGAATACCTGCGCAAAAAATTTGCCCAAGTGCAAAAAGCTGAGCGCAACAACCTGATTTTGGCCGTCTCTGAGCGCCTGAATCTGGAGAAGGCAGGGGTGAGCTTGAACCAAATCCCGGTCAAAATTGTATGGTTTAAGGAGAAGCTGCAGCCTCGCGCTGTCTTAGAGGTACTCGATGCCTAA
- a CDS encoding L-threonylcarbamoyladenylate synthase, translating into MPQVSLEEFVAVIAQGQALGSFETDTVPALAARPNSSHLIYKAKQRGQDKPLILMAAALEDLLPYVTGTAAEIDIWRQVTEQFWPGPLTLVLPASDQAPAAMNPQQTGTLGIRVPNHDLARYLLARTGPLATTSANPSGQPPLQTLAEIEAKFPDVLVLSTQAQQQIEQCLGSAPTAPSVSGMPSTVARWQGGTWEILRQGPVRLEPPTGSHV; encoded by the coding sequence ATGCCTCAAGTCTCGCTGGAGGAATTTGTTGCAGTCATAGCTCAGGGCCAGGCTCTGGGAAGTTTTGAGACCGATACGGTACCGGCGCTGGCCGCTCGACCTAACTCCAGCCACCTAATCTACAAAGCCAAACAGCGTGGCCAAGACAAGCCTCTAATTTTGATGGCAGCAGCCTTAGAAGATCTGCTGCCCTACGTAACCGGCACTGCCGCAGAAATTGACATTTGGCGGCAGGTGACAGAGCAGTTTTGGCCAGGGCCGCTGACTTTAGTGCTGCCCGCCAGCGACCAAGCACCCGCCGCCATGAATCCTCAGCAGACAGGGACCCTGGGGATTCGGGTGCCTAACCATGATTTGGCCCGCTACCTACTGGCTCGCACTGGTCCCTTGGCCACTACTAGCGCTAACCCATCGGGCCAGCCGCCGCTGCAGACCCTAGCCGAGATCGAGGCTAAGTTTCCTGACGTTTTGGTGCTGTCGACCCAGGCCCAGCAGCAGATTGAGCAGTGCCTCGGCTCAGCCCCTACAGCGCCCAGTGTGTCGGGTATGCCCTCGACGGTAGCCCGCTGGCAAGGAGGAACTTGGGAAATTTTACGGCAGGGGCCGGTGCGGCTGGAACCGCCTACAGGTTCTCATGTCTAA